CGACGACACGTAGATGTGGGATCAGGTGCGGAGGGCGGGCAGCGTGATGGTGAACGTCGTACCGACGCCGAGCTGGCTCGCGACCGTGATCGTGCCGCCATGGTCCGTGACGATCTGGCGGGCGATCGAGAGCCCCAGGCCGCTCCCGCCCGTACGCCGTCCGCGCGCCGAGTCCGCCCGCCAGAAGCGGTCGAAGACGTGCGGCAGCGACGCCGGCGCGATGCCCGTGCCGGTGTCGGCGACCCGCAGCACCACCGCGGTGCCGTCCACCGTGGTCGAGAGCGTCACGCTGCCGCCGGCGGAGGTGGCGCGGAGGGCGTTGGTGACCAGGTTGCCCAGCACCTGCCGCAGGCGGTCGGGGTCGGCGTGCACCTGGGCCGGCCCCGGCGACGCCACCATCAGGCGCACGCCGGCCGACTCGGCGACCGCGTGGTGGGCGGCGCGGGTGGTCTCCAGCACCTCGGCCATGTCGATGACCGTGCGGTGGTACGCGAGCGTGCCCGCCTCGGCCAGCGCCAGGTCCTGCAGGTCGTTGACGATGCGCTGCTGGAGTACCGCCTCCTCGTGCAGCGACGTGAACAGATCGGGGTCGGGCTCGATAACGCCGTCCTTGAGCGCTTCGAGGTAGCCGCGCAGGTTGGCAAGCGGCGTACGCAGCTCGTGCGCGACGTCGGCCACCAGCCTCCGCTGCCGCTCCTCGCCGCGCTGGAGGGAGTCGGCCATGCGGTTGAACGTGCGGCCCAGCTCGGCCACCTCGTCGCTGCCCACCACCGCGACCCGGCTCGTGAGGTCGCCGCGCCCCAGCCGGCGGGCGGCCTCGGTGAGGCTGCCGATCGGGCGGAGCACGCGGCGGCTGAGCAGGGCGGTGCCCGCGAAGGCGAGGATGGCCACGCCGGCCGCGGCGGCGAGGATGGGGGCGGGCGAGAG
The window above is part of the Phytohabitans houttuyneae genome. Proteins encoded here:
- a CDS encoding sensor histidine kinase; amino-acid sequence: MSFRIRVLVLVTLVAVTAVGATAWIVLRQASQQIADSETADRAVIDQVTSELLQYGQTHGTWEGVAGLVSDLGVSTGQRIHLATESGEVVSDTDTLQGVTARKLGTSVTLVDPRPKIELAEVREPFVATDKAVSSYRAGVRFAACMYRAGYNILKIDGALGVPTFQARDGDPAVLKDCYARSAESPRENEFDQRRIAACKEPEVAGEALPICLSQAFTDLISEVAPKPLRVTLGFAGEPRTPLSPAPILAAAAGVAILAFAGTALLSRRVLRPIGSLTEAARRLGRGDLTSRVAVVGSDEVAELGRTFNRMADSLQRGEERQRRLVADVAHELRTPLANLRGYLEALKDGVIEPDPDLFTSLHEEAVLQQRIVNDLQDLALAEAGTLAYHRTVIDMAEVLETTRAAHHAVAESAGVRLMVASPGPAQVHADPDRLRQVLGNLVTNALRATSAGGSVTLSTTVDGTAVVLRVADTGTGIAPASLPHVFDRFWRADSARGRRTGGSGLGLSIARQIVTDHGGTITVASQLGVGTTFTITLPALRT